The Raphanus sativus cultivar WK10039 chromosome 2, ASM80110v3, whole genome shotgun sequence DNA segment gagaaataagaaaaataaaaagttagatATTGAATGTCCTAAGGTCAATGAACTGCTATCtaaaaaactttgtaaaaacgattttaatagaaaataatgaaaCTTGAAAGAATTTTTGTATAAACGATTTTTTAGTGCACTTTAATTGGTTGATTATTTTAAGTGATGTGAATAGTTTAAATGAGCATCGCATGCCTTATTATTagtactaggtgattttcccgtgctcatgcacggggttaaatatttaaaactaaaagacattataataatttatttttattttcagttattCTGTTATTTATATCTTAATCAATATGcatgatttattttaaacaatattttgttattttagttagacatataatttttgatatataatatcttgactgtttggttattatttggatatattagaTTAGATAACATTTAATTTCCCAATTCAACAAATTTTCTTactcaactataatatttttgttatactgattaaattttgatttattttgttattttcatgtatttgtaaaatatatattggtgagattatatataatttaatattttttattttgagaatCGAATAGTAAAGGTAAACTAAAGTGTTGATCGATTCAaagttacataaatatatatatatatatatatatatatatatatatatatatataacaatgaTAGTCTTTTCAAACCCtatatttataagttatataaaatactaaattataatacttggttaatatatttataatattatttgaaaatttcatatttatttagtgaTATGTTGAGTCActctataatttatatgtatacaatatttttataaataaaaatatattactttatttaatgTCTAACtttgtataaaaaaattggattggTCTAGTTACTCATTTTTGGGTATATAGTGTTACATATagtatgtaaaattaaattataactatttttaatctAATCCAACCAAATCTTATGAACTGTATTCATTGTATTAGTTTAGTTCTTTATCTTAgatgtgtaaatatatttttgattttttagtaatttggtatatattaatttgaaaaaataaaattagaaaaataaagagATGATAGGTACAAAGTTGCATAAAAacataatacataaaattttgaaagagaaaaattatttccttactttaatatcaagattattctactgagttttaatttttatgaaatcacattttatatgacaatatttttttttcattgaagttatttgaaaaatataaagggaacttaaataaataagaaagattagattaaattttattcattaataatatcttattttatgttatttaaattattttgtaacaattacttaatattttttaaatatatattattttgtttaagattatcttgtaaaagagaatattgttttgttaattttccttattgaattatattatatataaaagataattttcgttttaaaatttacaaatttttaattatatagtttatttgaaaaaataaagaaaaaggaaacataaataaaaaagaaaaataataaatatttaataatagtaattagatatatttgattcattaagggcATCACTGTAATCAACCATcctgagagttaacgtgagtgCGACACATAGGAAATTGACTtctcaataataataatatagagatatatatttaatgagAAATCACTTAATCGATTTTTGTTTATAAGTCAAtcataaattgttttttaagttattataatttgattggtcgaaaacttttaattttatttattttaatcagtTCCAAAAGCAATACTAAATccaattaatatttatttttaaaattctacaATATATTACACATAATAAGTTATAATAACTAATTtcactaattatataaaacttatattgCGATTCATCATTTCTTGTTCTTCATTAATCATAATCTAATAACATCCTCTTCACCGGAAAACCCCATTTAAATATGTTTCAATATCTTACCAGGCTAAGTTTGGAGGCCCATAGGCCCGTTTTCAATCAAATCTAAAAGAGTAGCAGTATAAAAACTCGTGCTTAAGTTCTAGGGTTTGTCTTCTCCGTCTTCCTCTcagtagcagcagcagcagtcTTGCGAAAATGGTGAAGGGACGCCAAGGAGAACGTGTCAGGtctttctttttcctttgtaGTTCATCGTGTTTAATCGAGCCCTAGTTGTCGAATCTTGTTCTCTACGGTAGCACTTGAGATCTGCTCGTTGTGGTTGGATCAAATCTGAATCCTCTttctttttaaatcttaattgcAGACTCTACGTCAGAGGAACCATCTTGGGATACAAAAGGTGACACCTTTACTTCAATCTCTATGCTTTTCAATTGTATTCTTGATTTGGCTCCAATCTTGATACAATGTAATGAACAAAGATCGAAACTTTATGTTACTTTAGAGTCTGTGTAGTTAGTTGTCTGTGAACATTATACTATTGTGTTGTCGGAAGGTGGAACCTTTATTCTAAACATTGATGCTGTCCTTTTGGTCTTTGACATTTTCTTGATTGTGTTAGGTCGAAGTCAAACCAGTACCCAAACACATCCCTGATCCAGATCGAAGGAGTCAACACTACAGAGGAGGTGACATGGTACAAGGGAAAGAGGATGGCTTACATCTACAAGGCCAAGACCAAGAAGAACGGTAGCCACTACCGCTGCATCTGGGGAAAGGTTACAAGGCCTCATGGTAACAGCGGTGTTGTCCGTGCCAAATTCACTTCCAACTTGCCTCCTAAGTCCATGGTACTCATCAAATCTTTTCCTTGTTTGGATGTTATAATCTTCTGCTTGGTGTTTTAAAgtatacttttgtttttttcttgtgttcCAGGGAATGAGGGTGAGAGTCTTCATGTATCCGAGTAACATTTGAAGCAAAGTATTACAGCATAAACTTTGTTTTAGCTGTTGTTTTTTGCCCTCTAGTTCGTTGTTTTGTATTtgatattgaaaacattttccTTTCGTTGTTTGAATCATGGATCTTGTTTTGAATACCAAGTTAGAATTTTTCTTCCAATCTTTTATTGAGTTCCAGCAGATGAAATGTCATGGTTTATGGATATATTCTTCAAATAGGTTTATTGATAGATTTTGGCTATGCTGTAATCGAGATTCAAGCGTCTTTGAAACTGGTACTTGTATGCTTATGAATTGAAGCTTTTAGCTAATGTGGAACCTGATAGCGTATATAGAGAAGTAAGAAAGCACTAATAAAGCCTTATTCTGGCAGACCTGAAGAGCAAAGCATCGACTGATTTGTTTGTAGAATGTAGTGAAGAACGAAATGGTTTGGAAGCAAACATACACAAATCTTTGCAAGGAATCACATTCAATAGAATTGCAAATTATCTTTGATAATCGATATGTAATATCCAGGGTACGGTGCTCTCAGCTTTAAGAGTCATGCTGAAGCCTGTCATAAATCTTTACTATATGATCTTGTTGTATTTTGCAAAGTATATAGAGCGAGTATGACATCGATACATATTGAAGTAACTCGACACAATAAAGGCTCCGCCCACAACGCAGTTTAGTTTCAAAAACATGTCTTTAACATTATACAACAGAGACCCCACGGAAGATATTTTCGATAATGAGACCACACTAACATAAGAGAGTGGAAACTGTTATCGTATAATTTTCTAAGAATGACACATTTGAAAGAATGCAATTAGAAACCCCAAACATTTGATAGATTTCTTCTCTGCAAAATCTTTGTTTCAAAGATACATAAAGTTTGATCATCAATTCGTTTGCACTACAACAATGTCAAAAACGTAGAGCTTACCTGCTCTCATTCCACCCTTTATTCTTCGTTGTCTCAAGTGTATAAATTGAATCAAAGAATGCAATTCTTGGTTCTTCTCTGCATAATCCTTTAGAATGAAGCATTGGATCAACGGGATTTCACCGTCGCATGACCTGTATCAGCTATATGCTTGAATAGTTTTGTCCTGGCGAGGAGTAGATACATGGTGGGTCAACATTTGAATGACAATACTAGGAAAAAGAGATGTCAAAAGAAGGATTATGATTTAATCTAATGGACTAACCTCGACTCAAACTCCTCTCCGCATCTGTCGCATTCGTTACTACTGCCTTTCTTCGATGTGCCCTGCATTTTGATGTGTAAATATAAGAGATATCAAGAAACTATGATCTAGTCATGCTACAAGGGAAGAAAGCTTTCTACCTTGAACTTCATTCCTCTGGTTGATTTCTTTGATCTTGGAGCCTTCTTGTGTTCTATATATTCGCTTTGATTCTCAAACGTTTCTGAACGAGTCTCTTCAGTGGCTTTTTGAGTAGTATCATCAGCTTcactgcttttaatatccttaCCCTTCTTACTTCTCCGCCTCCTCCCTGTGCTCTTCCTGTTATCATACTCCATTGGATCTGCCTCCTCCTTCTGAGACTCCTCAACTGCTCCAGAAGCCGAGTCCGTTGCATTCACATTTTCATCTGAATTATTACCATCGTCCCCAGGTATCTGTACTTCTGTCGTGTCTTTTCCAGCATTCCGTTTGTTCCTCTCCTTCTTACTTTTTCTGTTCCTACCTGTTGTGCTTTTCTGGTTATCAAATTCGCTGTCGCTCTCAATCTCGACTTgaacttcatcttcttctcttgacACAACGTTCTTTCTCTTATTCTTTTGTACCATTTTCTTGAGCAGACTCATCTCgtcatcctcatcctcatcctcacTAGATTctttcacatcttcctctgccATATAATACTCATCATCAGTTTCATCAGCTTCGCCTACAACTTCCTCTTCTCCTTCGTCTTCCATATTTAACCCCTCGAGCTCCTCTACAGTTTCCGGAATCTCAtcaatctcctcctcctcctcttctacaTCACTGAACGTCTCTCTCAACTCAGCCACTTTCTCTTTATGCTTCTTCGACTGCTCATGGTTTTTCCACTGCTTCTCACTTTTGAACTTCTTGCTACAAACAATGCAATAGAGCTGCTCACTCTTCTTCTTaccatcatcaccaccaccatccTCTTCcacttcttcctcctcttcatcCTGCGCCTTCGCCCAATCAGGCTCCTCGTAGTTCATAGCCCTCTCCAACCTCtccttctccatcttcttcttcctctccctctCCTCCGCCTTCTTCAACTCCATCTCCGCACCTTTCTTCACCATCATATCCACCACTCTCTTATCCCTCTTCTTCACAAACGCAGCCAACCCCCTCACCGTCTCGTTGTACTCTCTCTTCGCCTTCTTTCTCACCTTCTTATTCTCCTCCTCCAtcttcctcctcatcctccGGTTAGGCCCAGCCATCACATCGTACTCATCCACCCAGCAGAAATCCATCACCGTGCTGAACCCCAACCAGTAGTTATAAAACGCCGTCACCTGAGAGTAAGGACTCTCTAGGTTCCCCATGATGGGAGCCTCTCTCACAGAGTCAATACTCAGCCCCAACGTCCTCGCGAACTTGATCTCGTTGAGGTAAACACTGTTGAACACCTCGAAGTACACCTTGTAGAACCCCTTACCGGTGTCCGAGTAACCGGAGTACACGGTGGTGGAGAAGAACGCGAATAGATCCGGGACCGAGCCGCCGGGCATTCCACCGGATTTTGAGCCGCCGGCGGAGCCTTGGTCGGCGAATAGGATCTGAGATCGGTGGGAGTCATACCAGGCTCGCTCCTTGGGATCGGATAGAACCTCGTAGGCGTGAACTAGCTCTTGGAACTGGGCGGTGGCGTCGGCCTCCGATATTCCGCCGGCCTTGATGAGCTTGTCGGGATGACGCTGGAGAGCCAGACGCCGGTAGGAGGATCGGATCTCTTCCGGCGATGATTCCTTGCTTACATCGAGAATCTCGTAGAGGCATCGTTTCTCCGACCGAGAAGAAGACGCCATCtcttgttttagggtttagactAGTTCCTCTTTTTTTATCGTTTTATAAAACACATAAACTAGTTCAAGCTGTCCGAAACGTGTATTTATAATAAGCCTAAttaagttttcatttttatttttctctttaggttaaaataatattaagaaggATATTAAAGATAAGTACCTTTTATTAAGGAGTGATCAGATTGTTCTTACCAGTATCTTACAAGAATCATGTCACTAGTTATCTGTAACCTCATGTACTGAAGATCTTTTACTCTCTATGCTCAATTTGGAGACAACATTGTTATTTTTACCTCTTTCTCTCTGAAGCTCTCTCTAAGGAACTCAACGGCCATGAAGGTGAGTGCTGAGGCTGGAAGATACCACATGACCCTTGGGACGCTTCCCCTGAAAAAGCCCTCTCGACCTTCCTTCCTCCATATCTGCCCTACTGCATCCGACCACCCCTTGTACCTATAGAGATTACCATGTTTAATCAAAGCAAGTTATTGATACTAGTATTCGGGGGTGCTATTTCAGATGAGACATACTTGATCGTTGTTCCTTGCACTTGTAATCTTGTTTTTACAACATCCAGTGGAGTTGTGAGATACGCGCTTAGTCCTGGAGAGATAATTAATTAAACTAAACATGAGTCACTACGGATGAGATATTTAGGATGGTTTCTTTGAACTGATCTTATCTTAACGTACCACCAGCTAATCCTCCCAATACGAGCCCCTCGATAGAACTGTTAACTCCAAATTGTGGAAACTTTTTCTTCCCTTCATCTGTTAGATCCTTTAATGCTTCATAAGACATTACctgagaaggaaaaaaaacagaacgaAAATGTAAAGACAAAGAGCCATAAGATGAATGGAGGTAACAGTTTCACTTACCATAAGGCCAGCAAAAGGTACATCCCTTGCTAGTGTAGACCAATATCTGCCAAAGAAAACAAGGAAAAGTAATAATAATGGCGTGAAAACGGATATCCAGTTGGTATCATAATGGCGTGAAGGAAGATTACGTACCCAGCATACAGTCCTCTTGGCCCTTGCTCTTTCCATATTGAGCATCCAGCGTGGAACATTCCAGTATAGTAACCATACATGTCACCTCTTGGTTTAACTGGAACGCTGTTCCTTGAAATAAGAGAGCTCCAGGAGCTACTAGTGCCTTGAATTTGCATCCGCTGCTTTATTACTTCGCAAGGAACATAGACGAAAGAACCAAGTGTATCACCTGAAAAAAGGAAAGAAGCAGCCAAACACAAAGTAATCAGATGCTTTCCAACTTCTCATAACTCTACCTTTCCCttcaatttcaattttgtttggGAAAACACTAATCAAGTGTAGGTGAATCATACATCCACAACTTTTCATAAAGAAATTCACAAAAGGGCCAAGTCAATGGCGTCTCacgagagagaaaaaaaattgcagTTCCACATGTTCTAAAGTAAGCAATCAGCAATAATTGTGACCTTGCTCGTGTGGTTTTACTGAAAACCTGAATCTTATCTTATAAGAACCGACGATTTACATAACCAGAATTGCCTCATAACAGTTTAATGTCTGCTAttatctgtttttgtttttcagcCAGGTTATATTAAGTTTCATTTCTGCTGCATGTTTGTCACTCAAAATCAGTCCCACTTAAGTGAACAGACGGTTTTTCCCTCCTATATTTACCACAGCCTCATTGATCAGATGAccgagagagaagagaagagaggagattAGATAACATACCAATAGCTCCAGCTAAAAAATGTACCCAGTGACCTCCTAAGTTGGGATGAGACTCTTCAATCCATTTCTTTGTGGACTCAATAACACCAAAGTAGGTTGCTCCAGTGGTAAGAGATCCAGTGACTCCAGGAGCAATTCCCCTGTAAAAGCCTAAAACCAAACTCAGCagagaaataaaagaacaaaaaaaaaaaactcagagcACAGACGATAAATATTTTCTGTTCCAAGTTCCCAGCAAACATGTATACCCTGTATGTTGCTTATAACGATGATAAGTAGGATTATGAATCACACATAAGCATGCAAATATAGTAGAGAGCAATACTTGAAAGCTGGAAGAAGATGAGAGGGCAAAGAGTATGTATGATAATACCTTTAAATCCATCACCAACCCAAACAGTCCTTAGCATTTGTGGAATGCTCTTTTGCCTCTGAAATCAACAACTGAACGAAGTTAGAGATGATGCACACTCCGCGAACTGAATAATCATACAATCACTCTGCTTGATAATACCTGAGTCGCATCCATGATGATCTGACACTGAAGCCGAGTTTTGAGAGTATCTACGGGATGCATCATTCCTTCTCCAAATGCTCCAGCTACACCTCCCCATACGAACTCTCTCCACACTACATACATCAATACGATAGAACTTAGACTATTTTGAACTATTAAGGTTCCGATAAAACGCCACTGAGCATGATCGGAGTGTTCTCATCACAATCACAGAACGGAAGCAATCATATAACCGTAATCGCAATGCAATCAATCAATCTACAACGATTATGAACTATTTAGCTTCCGATACAACGCCACTGAGCATGATCAGAGTGTTAGACGGAATCTCAACATCTCGCTCAGAAACTAATCGTCTAAGCGGAATCATATGCAATCAATCAATCTACGACGATTTTGAGCTATTTAGGTTCCGATACAACGCCACCTGAGCATGATCGGAGTGTTATCATCACAATCATCGGACGGAATCTGGACATTGCGCTGAGAAACTAACCGTCTACGCGTAATCATATGCAATAAACGAATCTACAACGATTTTTTTCGCAGACTTGCTTACCGAAGAAACGATCCTGAGTGGATTTGATTCCGATACTCTTACGGTAactcggaggaggaggaggaggttgcTCGTGATTTGAATCCGAGCCCTTGCTCGCCATTTTTCGTTGTTCACAGAGAAAAGGGACTGTGTCTCTAATCTCTCGAACTTTCTCCAGGTTGTTTCGTAGGGCTTATGAGGTTTTAGTGAACTACACTTTGCGCGCTTCTCCCCAAATCGACAAGTTCCAATTTGTTGCGAACCGTAACGATTTActgaaaactttttaaaatttcagaaagTGGGTAAAACTGTAATTTCATTAATTACTTGCCGATTTGTGTAAATTTCAACTTCCCTTTAGAAACGCTCTAGCTCCACAAGTGAATGATCAGTgtagcttttttttctttttttttttgcaataatTAGATAGTGATTGGTCGAACTGAACAAAAATGGTCTGATCATACACATTTTACATTGTAGACTGTACCATCAGTTCTTCAAATGCCTCAAGAGAACATCTTTCCGTAAAACAACCTTGCCACTGCCCCTCTTGAGGTACTTGTAAACTGGGCATTTGCATAAAAATGCCATCGCCTCTTCATCCACTTGTGCATATGTAGGCAAGTTAACCAAGTGGTGCAGACTCGTTCATATATGCTAAGCCAAAGCAGATTGGGGCGTCTTCGGTTTTGAAATATCTTATTAGTTCCTAGTCGAAAATCTCAAATTAGAATAGGAGTAGTCTGTTATAAGTTTATTACACCTTAATTTATGAGTCTCAAATGTcagaaaacatttaaaaacaaCCAACAACAATAGAGAGGTTTATTCTGAAACTGCAGCGGTCCAACATTGTGTGGAGAGATTTAAGCTCTCTTGGCAACATCACCATCATCAGTCTGATCAAACCCGTCTGCACCAGCCTCTGTTTGACCGTTCTCTGAGTCACCAAACTGATTGTCACTGCCACCAAACTGCTCATCGCCAGCGCTTTCAAGCTGATGGTCCGTACCATTGCCTAGTGGTTCGTTGCTGCTAAACTTGTCATCAAAGCCAGCGCTAGAAGAACTGCCTTGGGCAAAGTTGTCACTTCCACCAACACCACCAGCGACACCATAGCCATCACCACCGGAATTGCCACCATAAGGAGAGTTACCTCCATAACCACCAGCTGGAGCATCATAGCCACCAGCACCGCCTCCTCCATAACCACCAGCTGGAGCACCATAACCACCACCGCCTCCTCCATAACCGCCTGGAGCACCATAACCACCACCGCCTCCATAACCACCGCCTGGAGCACCATAACCACCACCAGGACCACCGAACCCTCTTCCTCCAAACCCACTTCCTCTTTCAGTAGCGTAGTTCACCCTAATTCTTCGACCATGAAGGTCCTGTATGCCAAAGAAACCCTCCATTAAATGGTCAATTGCAAAGGAAAAAACAAACCAGTTTAGCATTTTCTAAACCATCTAGACTCAATCTGAAAACGAAGATTTATTTGACACTATATACAATCAACAAACAAGAACGATAAATTGCTCTACATTTCAGCCATTCGTTAAGAGAGAGAACAAGTGGCTGCAACGAATGGTTAGTATTCCAAGCTAGATGATGATCCCAAGAAACATGCATCATCAAGGCCACATAACCAATTTTGAAACACGACACTGAGGATcagataagaaaaataaatgataaaaggTATAAGCCACATGGTATCTTAGTATCAAAAGAGCCTGAAACATTTGTGTGTTGTTACCTGTCCATCCAACTGCATTGCATTACTAGCCTCCTCGGTTGAAGTAAACGTCACGAAAGCAAAACCCCTCGATCTACCAGTTTCACGGTCCACGATAATTTTGGCTGCAGTTGATAGAAACTAGTCAGCTTCCGAAAGTAAAACAATCAAAAACTATTTAGAAGCAAAAAAAGaacctaaaacatcaaaaagCTAAGAGTTCTGCAAACTACCATCAACAACTTCTCCATAT contains these protein-coding regions:
- the LOC108842453 gene encoding S-adenosylmethionine carrier 1, chloroplastic/mitochondrial, producing the protein MASKGSDSNHEQPPPPPPSYRKSIGIKSTQDRFFVWREFVWGGVAGAFGEGMMHPVDTLKTRLQCQIIMDATQRQKSIPQMLRTVWVGDGFKGFYRGIAPGVTGSLTTGATYFGVIESTKKWIEESHPNLGGHWVHFLAGAIGDTLGSFVYVPCEVIKQRMQIQGTSSSWSSLISRNSVPVKPRGDMYGYYTGMFHAGCSIWKEQGPRGLYAGYWSTLARDVPFAGLMVMSYEALKDLTDEGKKKFPQFGVNSSIEGLVLGGLAGGLSAYLTTPLDVVKTRLQVQGTTIKYKGWSDAVGQIWRKEGREGFFRGSVPRVMWYLPASALTFMAVEFLRESFREKEVKITMLSPN
- the LOC108842454 gene encoding glycine-rich RNA-binding protein 5, mitochondrial, which produces MAFLSKVGRIFRQTSTHVSASNSIMLQSIRCMSSSKIFVGGISYSTDEFGLREAFSKYGEVVDAKIIVDRETGRSRGFAFVTFTSTEEASNAMQLDGQDLHGRRIRVNYATERGSGFGGRGFGGPGGGYGAPGGGYGGGGGYGAPGGYGGGGGGYGAPAGGYGGGGAGGYDAPAGGYGGNSPYGGNSGGDGYGVAGGVGGSDNFAQGSSSSAGFDDKFSSNEPLGNGTDHQLESAGDEQFGGSDNQFGDSENGQTEAGADGFDQTDDGDVAKRA
- the LOC108842452 gene encoding DNAJ protein JJJ1 homolog, which produces MASSSRSEKRCLYEILDVSKESSPEEIRSSYRRLALQRHPDKLIKAGGISEADATAQFQELVHAYEVLSDPKERAWYDSHRSQILFADQGSAGGSKSGGMPGGSVPDLFAFFSTTVYSGYSDTGKGFYKVYFEVFNSVYLNEIKFARTLGLSIDSVREAPIMGNLESPYSQVTAFYNYWLGFSTVMDFCWVDEYDVMAGPNRRMRRKMEEENKKVRKKAKREYNETVRGLAAFVKKRDKRVVDMMVKKGAEMELKKAEERERKKKMEKERLERAMNYEEPDWAKAQDEEEEEVEEDGGGDDGKKKSEQLYCIVCSKKFKSEKQWKNHEQSKKHKEKVAELRETFSDVEEEEEEIDEIPETVEELEGLNMEDEGEEEVVGEADETDDEYYMAEEDVKESSEDEDEDDEMSLLKKMVQKNKRKNVVSREEDEVQVEIESDSEFDNQKSTTGRNRKSKKERNKRNAGKDTTEVQIPGDDGNNSDENVNATDSASGAVEESQKEEADPMEYDNRKSTGRRRRSKKGKDIKSSEADDTTQKATEETRSETFENQSEYIEHKKAPRSKKSTRGMKFKGTSKKGSSNECDRCGEEFESRTKLFKHIADTGHATVKSR
- the LOC108827623 gene encoding 60S ribosomal protein L35a-1 yields the protein MVKGRQGERVRLYVRGTILGYKRSKSNQYPNTSLIQIEGVNTTEEVTWYKGKRMAYIYKAKTKKNGSHYRCIWGKVTRPHGNSGVVRAKFTSNLPPKSMGMRVRVFMYPSNI